From a single Vitis riparia cultivar Riparia Gloire de Montpellier isolate 1030 unplaced genomic scaffold, EGFV_Vit.rip_1.0 scaffold466_pilon_pilon, whole genome shotgun sequence genomic region:
- the LOC117909907 gene encoding uncharacterized protein LOC117909907 — protein MGCFFACFGTSKHRKSKKSSNPILSGVQKHEARKFPEPLKQEKIENPISPIPESKEKVEDHLSCHSKKKATFDLNVKSEEENFLKESSNDLVESNEKKVGEKKEETPKSESFSDSFTPTVVSHPSNHRYQNCRDSDSELEDLELQVKELDDNDIDEDNYEGEAAIKEESSESLFSLSIESRKQVYEAEIDEKEINSPMPKPVVACESKPGELKGNVRDRSQYVDSVLKPVENLSQWKTVKARAAPPVTHHAKENIMQDLNIVPIRLEPSFKPLAHSRKLDADHPKPVDEDTAVDASLSSWLVGLETTPNSRTSTVSVGNSPSEGAKSPRKQEDRPILGAMTVEELKQLSASSSPRRSPRRSPSPDEVPIIGTVGSYWSHTGQTMATAPSSCCQGILSTRGTYIEEKRVKWNSTQFERMLGRALDRGAAEV, from the exons ATGGGGTGCTTTTTCGCTTGTTTCGGCACTTCCAAGCATCgaaaatccaaaaaatcatCTAATCCAATCCTCTCTGGGGTCCAA AAGCATGAAGCCCGTAAATTTCCTGAACCCTTAAAGCAAGAGAAGATTGAAAACCCCATCAGCCCCATTCCAGAATCAAA AGAGAAAGTTGAGGATCATTTGAGTTGCCATAGCAAAAAGAAAGCTACTTTTGATTTGAATGTCAAAAGCGAAGAGGAAAATTTTCTCAAGGAGAGCTCCAATGATTTGGTGGAAAGCAATGAGAAGAAAGtgggagaaaagaaagaagaaacccCAAAAAGTGAATCCTTTTCTGATTCTTTTACACCTACAGTAGTGTCTCACCCTTCAAATCATAGATACCAGAATTGCAGAGATAGTGACAGTGAATTAGAAGATCTAGAATTACAAGTGAAGGAATTAGATGACAATGATATTGATGAAGACAACTATGAGGGTGAAGCAGCCATTAAAGAAGAGTCCTCGGAGTCATTGTTTTCTTTATCAATAGAATCTCGAAAACAAGTTTATGAGGCTGAAATAGATGAGAAGGAGATCAACAGTCCAATGCCAAAGCCAGTGGTAGCTTGTGAATCAAAGCCTGGTGAATTGAAAGGAAACGTCCGAGACAGGAGCCAGTATGTTGATTCAGTGTTGAAACCGGTTGAAAATCTTAGCCAGTGGAAGACGGTCAAAGCAAGAGCAGCCCCACCAGTTACCCACCACGCAAAGGAGAACATTATGCAGGATCTCAATATAGTACCCATTCGTCTGGAGCCTAGTTTTAAGCCGCTAGCTCACAGTAGGAAACTGGATGCCGATCACCCAAAGCCTGTGGATGAAGATACTGCAGTGGATGCTAGCCTTTCAAGCTGGTTGGTGGGGTTGGAAACTACTCCCAACTCCAGAACTAGTACTGTTTCTGTTGGGAATTCACCATCTGAGGGAGCGAAATCACCAAGAAAACAGGAAGATAGACCAATTCTAGGTGCAATGACAGTGGAAGAGCTCAAACAGTTGTCTGCTTCTTCATCTCCGAGAAGGTCACCGAGAAGGAGTCCTAGCCCAGATGAAGTACCTATTATAGGGACTGTTGGGAGCTACTGGAGTCATACAGGGCAGACCATGGCCACAGCTCCAAGCTCTTGTTGCCAAGGAATATTGAGCACAAGAGGAACATATATAGAG GAAAAGAGAGTGAAGTGGAATTCTACACAATTTGAGAGAATGTTGGGGAGAGCTTTGGACAGGGGTGCAGCTGAAGTTTAA